attcatttatttgtaaaactgtgtgaaaaatgttattgttttcatgCTAACAGAAAACTGTGGTGACCACGACAACCAGAGGTGGTAGAAACCTACTGTGATGACTAAAAAAGTACACagtttacatatatataaaataaaaaataaaaaggcaccgCATCTAGCATTAGCATCTAAAATAGAGTAGAACATACAGTACTATTTATTTCAAACTCGTAGAATGAAACATGTTGTGACCGTCACCTGACAGTTGAAACAAAGCAGTGTTTTTCGAAATTGCCTGAATAACTGAAAGATGCCCCACCCTCCTGGCACATTTAAGGTTTCTCCCCAGTGTGAATGCGTTGGTGCTTTTTTAAATGACCTGATcgactgaaagctgctccacactgatcacacctgtatggtttctctccagtgtgaatacgttggtgacgTTTCAAAGTACCAGATTCAGTGAAAGCAACCCCACACTCATTGCACACAtatggtttctctccagtgtgaatacgttgatGAATTTTCAAAGCGCTGGATGTAGTGAAAGCTGCCACACACTCATTGCACCTAtatggtttctctccagtgtgaatacgttggtgtaTTTGTAAATGACCTGATTGTCTGAAAGCTAACTCACACTGATCACACTTGTACGgcttctctccagtgtgaatacgtttgtgactttttaaagcacTAGATACAGTGAAAGCTGCCCCACACTCATTGCACCTATATGGTTTCTCTCCAGTATGAAGATGCTGGTGACTTTTCAAAGCACTAGATACAGTGAAGGCTGCCCCACACTCATTGCACCTAtatggtttctctccagtgtgaatacgtcgGTGAATTTTTAAATGACCTGACAGACTAAAAGCTGtcccacactgatcacacctatatggtttctctccagtgtgaatatgTTGGTGACATTTTAAAGAACCAGAGTCTGTGAAACCAGCCCCACACTCATTGCACCTAtatggtttctctccagtgtgaatacgtcgGTGAATTTCTAAATGACCTGATCGACTGAaggctgctccacactgatcacacttgtaaggtttctctccagtgtgaatacgttggtgactttttaaatgagtttgttgactaaaagctgctccacactgatcacaactgtatggtttctctccagtgtgaatacgtcgGTGAATTTCTAAATGACCCGATCGACTGAaggctgctccacactgatcacacttgtaaggtttctctccagtgtgaatacgttggtgactttttaaatgagtttgttgactaaaagctgctccacactgatcacagctGTATGGTTTCTCTTCAGTGTGAATGCgatggtgactttttaaatgacttggataactgaaagctgctccacactgatcacaggtgtatggtttctctccagtgtgaatccTCCGACATCTCTTTGGTCGTGATGCACCAGTGAAGACTTTCTTACAGCCTAGACCACCTTGATGTTTGGTTCTCCTTTGGCCTCCATGTTTCTGTAAcgaccagaaagaaaacatttacattgtaTCCAAAGTCCCCCCCCAAGTACAGAAAAgtttccaaaaaagttggaaatTAAACATCATCAAAACCAGCTTTGTCTGACTACATGTCTAAAATacaaaggatttacagctgtaCACACAATAGGTGATATCCATATCCAAACCAGGCAAGTTTTTCCACATATATCAATAAGGGGTCCCAGGTACTATGAAATGCATCCATAGTACCATTGAGAGTACATCTGAGCCTTTCCAACTTTACATTCTGCATAATATCTCAGATCAGATGATGTTGTGAAGGGGGTGTGGTAGCCTTCCATTTGAACAGAATCAAGCGTCTGGCTAGTATAGAGGAGAAGGCGACGACTCTCTGTAGTGAAGCTGGGGGTGCAGAGTTCATCAAGGTGGAGAGACAACTAAAAGTGGCAACCAGAGGAGAAGTGCTttagaaatcatttaaaatataaagaagaccAGAAATGAAACTAGTATTGGACATGACCAAAACATATGGTAGGAAGTAGCAGGCAGTTGATTATATCTGTCACACAGTGGATCAATACTAGGAAATACTTTAGCTAGTTTATGGGATATGGgattgtgccactggggagcgaatctgaattttttatatttgaattattcaatttgaatctgaatatgcctgtttgaataattgctttaaaaaactgaatccaaatgaccacatttgatattgaatctttgttttttttatgtgtattgtggtaaagttgaaactttgtatttgaaaaattcagatctgaaatacaaattcagatctgaaattcaaattcagcctgtgcaacaggattctgtgatctacagtatcaaacgcagcactgaggtccaacagaaccaggactgatacttgaccagaatcagtattcaacctaatgtcatttaacactttgaccagagctgtttcagtgctgtgatgaggtcggaagccggactgaaatttatcaagatttccactctcatttaaaaagtcattaagctggtgaaatacaactttctcaataatctggaaataaaagagaggttagagacaggtctatagttgttcattattttctttaggagtggcttaatagcagctatctttagtgacttgggaaagatgcctgatgccagtgagctgttaactatcagtgggagatcactttctactgaggtaaaaactgtttttaaaaagttagatggtatcatgtccagagtgcatgttgttgatttcaaatgccaaactgtttcttgtaggatttttaaattcaccattttaaattgcaacataacatcagaattatttctgggttttagacacagactaattttcttgtttgactttgtggatttaatattttgcctaattgttttaattttttggctaaaagaGTTGGCAAATTGgatgcatttctcagtggaaatgAGCTCTTATCTGtgtaggaggattagtaagtttttcaatcatagcaagagtgcgagaattgttgacattcctcttaatcatttcagataaatgtagctctctggccttgcacagctcattgttatagttacacaggctttgtttgtacagctcatagtgaatttgaagtttatttttccgccatttccgctcagttttcctgcattctctttttaggctggtaaccacagtggtgtttctccatggtgttttctgtttgctcaagttgctcttgattctgaAGGAGGATTGTGGAATAAAAACAGGCAGGGCCTGAAACACGTACAGAAATTTTGGTATAACATTCATCTTTACTGAGTTTGTTCTCCCGATAAAAGATAGTGGCATCCCtgtatggcccggtcgtgggggacggcctctcctggcctgtcttgtcATGGCggacctcctggggagcgggggtgcctaatgccactagaggctcaacacGACTTTTTGGAAAACTTTGTCAACAATACAATCTTATTTGTAAGAGCAAATGTCAAGAAAATCGTCTAGAGTTAGAAAGTTATAAAAAGAGTTATAAAGACGTTATAACAACCCCCAAAAGGTTGATTGGGGACGATCGTGACCACAATGGCGCTTTTTCATCCAAAGCAGAGTAAGTACTAAGTTGTGGTTTACAGCCAAACCAACAAAATATATCCAGGCGGCCTGTTTGGGGCTtaggtgttaaagggttaacataacatttttctgaatttagtTATTTTCCAATTCTATTTaggaataaacatttatttttgattattgTACAATCTTAtaagagaaaagtaaaaactgcaTAGCATGACATTCCATTAGGTAACTGCACATGTATTAATCATGTTTAACTAGTTTAACCTATTTTCTAGATGGCACCATTAACAAGTAAAGAAAAGACAGTTCACTATAGGCAGCTGATCAAGTCAGACCCTGCAGCAAGAGCAGAAAATCTTGCTAGGAAAAGAGCGAGGAGTCCATGCTCTTGTTACAAGCCAGTAACACCAGACCTGAGGAACACCATGCACCACACTGAGGATCCCCCAAACTCTCCTCCTGAGCCACTTAGGGAACAAGAAAATGTTGTATATCTGTGTGGCAAGTTTGTTATTGTCACCTACGATGAACTTCCTCAtgtacagacgtggacaaaattctTGGTACCCTTcgattaatgaaagaaaaactcacaatggtcacagaaataacttgaatctcaaagtcagacattgcttttcaaccatgcttcaacagaattatttaaaaaataaactcatgaaacaggcttggacaaaaatgatggtacccctagaaaagactgaaaataatgtgaccaaagggacacgttaatccaaggtgtatccactaattagcatcacaggtgtctacaatcttgtaatcagtcagtgggtctatctatggctgtgtccgaatgtccaccctactccctaacccctcgttcactacatagggctgcactatacagcacactacatagtgactcattctcttggcgattcggacacgaagctgcctattttctTCGTCGCCGCAAATcacgtgactaccgccgtcaccacggcaaccacaacccgcgtcaagatgtcattccaaatccaatccaaagttgtgtgtaaatatttttatttttattccttatgctgtattttattttttgtttgtttgcttataggtcaTTTCGCGCCGCTCgtttttttcgcctccttgcgccatgttgagcttctgctcGCAATGCATTGTTGTCTATATTagcccgtctagtgaccatcgatgctcactacttttcaagatgcattgtgggtaattttgagtgccctacttttttctttctggacattcggacacccctacaaaatggcgtaacccctatatagggcactatgtagggagtagggtgcacattcggacacagcctatagggctacaggtagtcactgtgctgtttggtgacatggtgtgtaccacactaaACATGGActagaggaagcaaaggaaagagtcgtctcaggagattagaaagaaacttatagacaagcatgttaaaggtaaaggctataagaccatctccaagcatcttgatgttcctgtgactacagttgcaaatattattcagaaatgtaagatccatgggactgtagccaacctccctggacgtggccgcaggacaacaattgatgacaaatcaaagagacagaTAATATGAACCCagaaaagagattaaaggtgaacttcaagcttaaggaacatcagtgtcagatcgcaccatccgtcgttgtttgagccaaagtggacttaatgggagatgaccaaggaggacaccattgttgaaaacaaaccataaaaaagccaaactacaggttgacaagccacaaagcttctgagagaatgtcctatggacagatgagacaaaagtgGAACTTTTTGTTAAGACACATCAGCACTTtgtttacagacggaaaaacgaagcatatgaagaaaagaacaccgtccctactgtgaaacatggaggaggctctgttatgttctggggctgctttgctgcatctggtacagggtgtcttgatctgtgcaggtacaatgaaatctcaagactatcaagggattctagagagaaatgtgctgccagtgtcagaaagcttggtctcagtcgcaggtcatgggtcttgcaacaggacaatgacccaaaacacagctaaaaacacccaagaatggctaagaggaaaacatggactattctacagtggcttctatgagccctgacctatcctattgagcatctttggaaggagctggaaCATGgtgtctggaaaaggcttccttcaaacctgagacaactggagcagtttgcttatgaggagtgaaccaaaatacctgctgagatgtgcagaagtctcattgacagttacaggaatcgtttgattgcagtggttgcctcaaaaggttgtacaactaaatattaagttaagggtaccatcatttttgtccaggcctgtttcatgagtttattttttttaaataattctgttgaaacatggttgaaaagcaatgtctgactttcattggttaaatttcatagaatttttatatattacttTTGTCCTTTTAGCATTGATCTAATCCATGCAGCTATGttggtgtttgtttactttgaaaattgttctgattttatttcatctatacaactgttcatttttttaatacaattgTTCATCCCTGTCCAATGTGAGTTCCTGGAGAACGTAATGTGTGATATTCAAATGTTGAattgtttaaatgttatttgaataaaaagtttgttcagttttcttttgtctaatctgtattgtgtatttttttttaaatagacttAACTACCTGCACTTTTCTCATCATTTGGGGCGACCATCTGTCATTTGGGGTAACAAACCAATGAAAATAACCGTACTAAATTCGAAACAGAATATCCATCCGTTTTGCCTCAAATATTAATCAATGGTATACTATAGTTAAGTGGGTACTAACTGTACACATTTAATAACAGTTTTATGGGTTTTagataaaagaaattaagcaTTGTAACTGCATTAGAAGGGAGCCACTGCAAGGATAGACTAAATTTATAGAATCATAgtttacaaaaaattaaaagtcagaCATGTCTGTCCTTCTCAAACCGTCAATTTAATTAGCAATACTTGTTAAACTATGAGtaacattaaatatattaattttaacATAAATCATGGTCGCCCCAAATGATTTTTTATGAGGCTGTATCCTAATAATTcaagtataaaaacacaaaaatctcttaattttgtttttttacattaatgaaTATGTAAGCTATATTACAAATGTTTCAACAATGGCCAAATATATccttatttttagtattttaaaattAGTCTATTCAAAAGTCTTATCAATAACCCGCCCATAAATACTGACCAGCACCAAGTGTTGAAGTTGAAACAGCTTTCCCACGGCCATCACAAATCTGCCATTTGGATTTGATAAAGTATTTGAGTCGATGAAAGGGATCTTTTTATGGATGAGTATGGCTACCCCTCTACTTTTGTGATTAAATTGTGAATGGAACATTTGTCCAACCCAGTCCCTGCAAAGTTTAGATTGATCTCGGATTCAAAGGTGGGTTTCTTGTAGAAAGGCTATACCAACACCTAGAAATGTGAGAGAACCTTTTTTATCTTAACTGTTTGATTTAAACCCTTCACATTCCAGCTTATAATTTTAACATTATCTTTACCCAGGGTTGGATGTGAATTACTCTGTGCCATTAGAAGTTTTCAAGTCAAAGGTACCACGGTCAAACACAAAAGTACAACAGAAGACACAAAAGGGCTCACTAGCTGTATataggataaaaaaagaaaaagaaagaaaagataaaaaaaagaaagaaaaaacaaagacaaaaaactaCATCAAAACTGCAAACAGCATACATACAGGCCTTAAACAGACTACCCCCCTATGAACTTCAAGCTACTGCAAACCTGCGTTTGCATGCTACCCACAATAATGaatatctttttttcctttaaacgTACATGAACCCCAAGAACAATGTGTTGGATGACCTTCGACACATATCCTGGTAAGTATAATACGCCTTGATATTAATAAGGAATCTTATaagggaaagaaaataaataaataaaaaactgactGATATAACAATAACAAGGTCAAATAGCCCAATCACTCTTACGAGTGATTAGCACTAATTAGTATACCCTCAGCACCAACATTACTAATGTAGAGCAGTGCCTCTGCAGGATCGGTGAACTTCATACGTCTCCCGTTGTGGGTGAACTGCAGAGTGGCTGGATAATAAAGGCCAAACTGAATTTTCCCCACGTAAAGCTTCCTCTTTGATTTGGAGAAAGCCACAAGTCGTTTGTTGACGTCCAGAATGTATTTGGGGAAAATGTGGACTCTTGATCCGTTGTAGAGGACTGGGCCCTTCTGCCTGGCGAGACTTAGGATCAGTTCT
This DNA window, taken from Melanotaenia boesemani isolate fMelBoe1 chromosome 24, fMelBoe1.pri, whole genome shotgun sequence, encodes the following:
- the LOC121635571 gene encoding zinc finger protein 880-like isoform X3, producing the protein MEEQNQDQNPTKRNKAGSSSDTTGRQKHGGQRRTKHQGGLGCKKVFTGASRPKRCRRIHTGEKPYTCDQCGAAFSYPSHLKSHHRIHTEEKPYSCDQCGAAFSQQTHLKSHQRIHTGEKPYKCDQCGAAFTVSSALKSHQRIHTGEKPYRCDQCGAAFSRSGHLKKHQRIHTGEKP
- the LOC121635571 gene encoding zinc finger protein 239-like isoform X2, producing the protein MEEQNQDQNPTKRNKAGSSSDTTGRQKHGGQRRTKHQGGLGCKKVFTGASRPKRCRRIHTGEKPYTCDQCGAAFSYPSHLKSHHRIHTEEKPYSCDQCGAAFSQQTHLKSHQRIHTGEKPYKCDQCGAAFTVSSALKSHKRIHTGEKPYKCDQCELAFRQSGHLQIHQRIHTGEKPYRCNECVAAFTTSSALKIHQRIHTGEKPYVCNECGVAFTESGTLKRHQRIHTGEKPYRCDQCGAAFSRSGHLKKHQRIHTGEKP
- the LOC121635571 gene encoding zinc finger protein 665-like isoform X1; amino-acid sequence: MEEQNQDQNPTKRNKAGSSSDTTGRQKHGGQRRTKHQGGLGCKKVFTGASRPKRCRRIHTGEKPYTCDQCGAAFSYPSHLKSHHRIHTEEKPYSCDQCGAAFSQQTHLKSHQRIHTGEKPYKCDQCGAAFSRSGHLEIHRRIHTGEKPYSCDQCGAAFSQQTHLKSHQRIHTGEKPYKCDQCGAAFSRSGHLEIHRRIHTGEKPYRCNECGAGFTDSGSLKCHQHIHTGEKPYRCDQCGTAFSLSGHLKIHRRIHTGEKPYRCNECGAAFTVSSALKSHQHLHTGEKPYRCNECGAAFTVSSALKSHKRIHTGEKPYKCDQCELAFRQSGHLQIHQRIHTGEKPYRCNECVAAFTTSSALKIHQRIHTGEKPYVCNECGVAFTESGTLKRHQRIHTGEKPYRCDQCGAAFSRSGHLKKHQRIHTGEKP